In Ipomoea triloba cultivar NCNSP0323 chromosome 15, ASM357664v1, one genomic interval encodes:
- the LOC116006294 gene encoding transcription factor MYB61-like encodes MGRHSCCYKQKLRKGLWSPEEDEKLIKHITTYGHGCWSSVPKLAGLQRCGKSCRLRWINYLRPDLKRGTFSQEEENLIIELHAVLGNKWSQIAARLPGRTDNEIKNLWNSSIKKKLRQKGIDPNTHKPLSEVENEEKLASLTNNNEKLTLSEGSSELNFVEAESCNNNNNNNQVPSLTVMMDSYPMIDNNVVCSNPMSSNTPPTHEFFLNKTPDLSGYLSFFNNNIGSSFPMQYPSNSSLFLNPKSNVVLPMETNSSFFENNNASFPWGPATDHHHHCGGKPEKQSADLDETKWSEYLQAPFYLQPPPPPNHQDLYAQGKPETQFATQGGSPLIPTTTSAATATATTTWLQNQAMYNNSKNFQRLHAAFGQFS; translated from the exons ATGGGGAGGCATTCTTGTTGTTACAAGCAGAAGCTGAGGAAAGGCCTTTGGTCTCCTGAGGAAGATGAGAAGCTCATAAAGCATATTACTACATATGGCCATGGCTGCTGGAGCTCAGTCCCAAAACTAGCag GTCTGCAAAGGTGTGGGAAGAGTTGCAGGTTGAGGTGGATAAATTACCTGAGGCCTGATTTGAAAAGAGGCACATTTTCACAGGAGGAAGAGAATTTGATAATTGAACTCCATGCAGTTTTGGGCAACAA GTGGTCTCAAATCGCAGCCAGACTGCCCGGGAGAACGGACAACGAAATCAAGAACCTCTGGAACTCATCAATCAAGAAGAAGCTGAGGCAGAAAGGGATCGACCCAAACACACACAAGCCACTGTCCGAGGTTGAGAATGAAGAGAAATTAGCATCCTTAACCAACAATAACGAGAAACTAACGTTGTCAGAAGGGTCAAGTGAGCTCAACTTTGTTGAAGCTGAGAGctgtaacaacaacaacaacaacaatcagGTACCTTCCCTGACAGTTATGATGGACAGTTATCCGATGATCGACAATAATGTGGTCTGCAGCAATCCTATGAGCTCAAACACACCACCCACCCATGAGTTCTTCCTCAACAAGACACCTGATTTATCAGGCTACCTCTCTTTCTTCAACAACAACATAGGATCATCATTTCCTATGCAGTATCCTAGTAACAGCAGCCTCTTCTTGAATCCCAAGTCAAATGTTGTTCTCCCCATGGAAACCAACTCTTCTTTCTTTGAAAACAATAATGCATCATTTCCTTGGGGGCCCGCCACAGACCATCATCATCACTGTGGTGGAAAACCAGAGAAACAAAGTGCTGATCTTGATGAGACCAAATGGTCAGAATATCTCCAGGCACCATTCTATCTAcaacctcctcctcctcccaaTCATCAAGATTTATACGCCCAAGGGAAACCCGAAACGCAGTTCGCAACACAAGGCGGATCTCCATTGATTCCGACTACTACTTCTGCTGCTACTGCTACTGCTACTACTACTTGGCTGCAAAACCAGGCCATGTATAATAATAGTAAGAATTTTCAGAGACTTCATGCTGCATTTGGACAGTTTtcttaa